One window of the Trifolium pratense cultivar HEN17-A07 linkage group LG2, ARS_RC_1.1, whole genome shotgun sequence genome contains the following:
- the LOC123906992 gene encoding protein ALP1-like, which yields MKFTYLLAGWEGSASYSRILKDALTRKDRLKLPNGKYYLGLPGPMPNGVLSPYDRVRYQLKEFSNHEPQNREELFNLRHSLLQFTAEKTFGVLKKRFPIIAGVAEPFFSFETMRRIIIACCILHNFLMDVDIDEQMIAEVDRELLPDEVRRSIPLSRRKE from the exons ATGAAATTCACATATCTTTTAGCTGGATGGGAAGGATCAGCATCTTATTCTAGAATCTTAAAAGACGCTTTAACTCGAAAAGATCGGTTGAAACTTCCTAACG GAAAATATTATCTTGGTCTTCCGGGACCTATGCCAAACGGGGTATTGTCTCCATATGACCGTGTGCGCTATCAGTTGAAGGAGTTTTCAAATCATGAACCTCAAAATCGTGAAGAATTATTCAACCTTCGTCATTCATTGCTTCAATTCACAGCTGAGAAAACTTTTGGGGTTCTAAAAAAAAGATTTCCAATTATAGCTGGTGTTGCTGaaccatttttttcatttgaaacCATGAGGCGTATAATCATTGCTTGTTGTATTTTGCATAACTTCCTTATGGACGTTGACATTGATGAACAAATGATTGCTGAAGTAGATCGTGAGTTGCTACCTGACGAGGTACGAAGGTCCATTCCTTTGTCAAGAAGGAAAGAATGA